In the genome of Myxococcus stipitatus, one region contains:
- the fabD gene encoding ACP S-malonyltransferase: MTRIYVFPGQGSQAVGMGAELFRAFPHEVAFADAILGYSIEELCLRDSEKRLNRTEFTQPALFVVNALSYLRAVEKEGTRPDFAVGHSLGEYNALFAAGAFDFITGLRLVQRRGQLMGRADGGVMAAVVGLPEEQVARCLRDVGQEEMDIASLNSPDQTVVSGAASAFERVEAALLSAGAHQVVRLKVSAAFHSRYMRSAEEEFARFLSQFEFSSLDFPVVSNLHATPYAPEAIHACLAGQMSKAVRWTETIQWLARQPEPRFEELGPAKVLTPLIQSILRRTQAPRARTA; the protein is encoded by the coding sequence ATGACCAGGATCTATGTGTTCCCGGGACAGGGTTCGCAGGCGGTGGGCATGGGCGCGGAGCTGTTCCGGGCGTTCCCGCACGAGGTGGCCTTCGCGGACGCCATCCTCGGGTACTCCATCGAGGAGCTGTGTCTACGGGACTCCGAGAAGCGCCTGAACCGGACGGAGTTCACCCAGCCCGCGCTCTTCGTGGTGAATGCGCTGTCCTACCTGCGCGCCGTGGAGAAGGAGGGGACGCGTCCGGACTTCGCGGTGGGGCACAGCCTGGGGGAGTACAACGCGCTGTTCGCGGCGGGGGCCTTCGACTTCATCACCGGGCTGCGTCTGGTGCAGCGGCGCGGCCAGCTGATGGGGCGGGCGGATGGCGGCGTGATGGCCGCGGTGGTGGGGCTGCCCGAGGAGCAGGTGGCGCGGTGCCTGCGCGACGTGGGCCAGGAGGAGATGGACATCGCCAGCCTGAACTCACCGGACCAGACGGTCGTCTCCGGGGCGGCGAGCGCCTTCGAGCGCGTGGAGGCGGCGCTGCTGTCCGCGGGGGCGCATCAGGTGGTGCGCCTGAAGGTCAGCGCGGCGTTCCACTCGCGCTACATGCGAAGCGCGGAGGAGGAGTTCGCCCGCTTCCTGTCTCAGTTCGAGTTCTCCTCGCTCGACTTCCCCGTGGTCTCCAACCTCCACGCCACGCCCTACGCACCGGAGGCGATTCACGCCTGCCTCGCCGGGCAGATGAGCAAGGCGGTGCGGTGGACGGAGACCATCCAGTGGCTCGCGCGTCAGCCGGAGCCGAGGTTCGAGGAGCTGGGGCCCGCCAAGGTCCTGACGCCGCTCATCCAGAGCATCCTGCGGCGGACGCAGGCGCCTCGGGCACGCACGGCGTGA
- a CDS encoding PQQ-dependent sugar dehydrogenase, with protein sequence MRILSMPLIVAALLVGCREDPEPSPPDSGTSQQDSGIPGDDAGVPQDDAGVPGNDAGIPQDDAGVPEDPLPSGPPVPQGPPNVPEFDPAFPGQTRVPAIQTKTPIKVTEIASGFRNPWAIAFLPDQRMLVTEKATGSLFIVTQQGAKSPKISGLPAVDARGQGGLLDVEVGPDYATSQLIYWTYSEPRSGGNGLAVARARLVDGAQPRVENVQVIFRMMPTLESTMHSGGRMVFTPDGKLFVTLGERSILEGRVQAQDVKSHFGKVVRINPDGTVPQDNPYLSNPDAKPEIWSVGHRNVLAGALDSQNRLWTVEMGPKGGDEVNLTLAGKDYGWPTIGYGEEYSGAPIHQSPQAPGMEQPVYYWDPVIAPSGMTFYSGTLFPEWRNNMFIGGLAAQTLVRLMLRNDRVVGEEHLLKNLNARIREVVQGPDGALYLLTDATNGKVLKVTPQ encoded by the coding sequence ATGCGCATCCTGTCAATGCCCCTCATCGTTGCTGCCCTCCTGGTCGGTTGCCGAGAAGATCCAGAACCCTCGCCCCCGGACTCGGGCACTTCGCAGCAGGACTCGGGTATCCCTGGTGATGACGCAGGCGTCCCCCAAGACGACGCCGGTGTCCCCGGGAATGACGCGGGTATCCCCCAAGACGACGCGGGTGTTCCTGAAGATCCGCTCCCCAGTGGTCCCCCGGTTCCGCAGGGCCCGCCCAACGTGCCCGAGTTCGATCCGGCCTTCCCTGGACAGACACGCGTCCCCGCCATCCAGACGAAGACGCCCATCAAGGTCACGGAGATTGCCTCGGGCTTCAGGAACCCCTGGGCCATCGCCTTCCTGCCTGACCAGCGCATGCTGGTGACGGAGAAGGCCACCGGCTCGCTCTTCATCGTTACGCAGCAAGGCGCGAAGTCCCCCAAGATCAGCGGCCTTCCCGCCGTGGACGCACGCGGTCAGGGCGGGCTGCTCGACGTGGAGGTGGGCCCGGACTACGCCACGAGCCAGCTCATCTACTGGACCTACTCCGAGCCTCGCTCGGGCGGCAACGGACTGGCGGTGGCGCGTGCGCGCCTCGTGGACGGTGCGCAGCCTCGTGTGGAGAACGTCCAGGTCATCTTCCGCATGATGCCCACCCTCGAGTCGACGATGCACTCCGGGGGCCGGATGGTGTTCACCCCGGACGGCAAGCTGTTCGTCACGCTCGGGGAGCGCTCCATCCTCGAAGGCCGTGTCCAGGCCCAGGATGTGAAGAGTCATTTCGGCAAGGTGGTCCGCATCAATCCGGACGGCACCGTGCCCCAGGACAACCCGTACCTGAGCAACCCGGATGCGAAGCCGGAGATCTGGTCCGTGGGTCACCGCAATGTCCTGGCCGGGGCGCTCGACAGCCAGAACCGCCTCTGGACGGTGGAGATGGGGCCGAAGGGCGGTGACGAGGTCAACCTCACCCTGGCAGGCAAGGACTACGGCTGGCCCACCATCGGCTATGGGGAGGAGTACTCCGGCGCGCCCATCCACCAGAGTCCCCAGGCTCCGGGCATGGAGCAACCCGTGTACTACTGGGACCCGGTGATTGCCCCCTCGGGGATGACCTTCTACTCCGGGACCCTGTTCCCCGAGTGGCGGAACAACATGTTCATCGGGGGCCTGGCCGCCCAGACGTTGGTGCGCCTCATGTTGCGCAATGACCGCGTGGTCGGCGAGGAGCACCTCCTCAAGAACCTCAACGCACGCATCCGCGAGGTGGTTCAGGGCCCCGATGGCGCCCTCTACCTGCTCACCGATGCCACCAACGGCAAGGTGCTCAAGGTCACGCCTCAGTGA
- a CDS encoding AarF/ABC1/UbiB kinase family protein, translating into MRVSRLKLLDPDLVPTPLRERLPHSVEIAELTLNPERRRRVVLKSLMSMWGKLSNPVLTSPAERGAIVRNTLDALGGVFIKLGQLLALRNDLFPTEFCLALSDLHDRATAFPPGVARRYLEEAFGRPLESVFSEFSPVPVAAASIGQCHIARLRQGGHWVAVKLQRPDAPSMFWRDLDLFQSLLGPLSLLPSSELFNWEDALWELQDIVKEELDYRYEAAALATFRKKLRKHQNIYVPQVFTEWCRPNVIVLEYIPGVFMSELLHVKETDPEKVLRWQRDNNVDLEEVGRTLLQSLYRQMFEEHLFHGDLHPGNIVLLKDSQVCLIDFGSVGRLDIDFLDSFHGYMKALAERDFETAILNMLSTSANLPNVGIDSLQAELLNAFRTWHRKTLVPDLPHHEKSVQALGDYMQPVLQRYRMSMNWSFLRMNRAFGTLDIAIQKLLPTLDHPSEMKRYQKGARKRARKKAWNVRPSVLAMLHSGAILRHNEEASLALTHASNLRRVEQLGRLRFKSSLTKGEFLILSTMRVVQVSAVALGLGLLAFWLAWQGPLPLDLFAGASESPAGSQWGLPRFAWWEGLLLLALCGKAFLSANRVVTRLHETVT; encoded by the coding sequence ATGCGCGTGTCACGGCTCAAGCTGCTCGACCCGGACCTCGTCCCCACGCCCCTTCGCGAGCGGCTGCCCCACTCCGTCGAAATCGCCGAGCTGACGCTCAACCCGGAGCGCCGCCGCCGCGTGGTGCTCAAGTCCCTCATGTCCATGTGGGGCAAGCTTTCCAACCCCGTCCTCACCTCCCCCGCGGAGCGAGGCGCCATCGTCCGCAACACCCTCGACGCCCTGGGCGGCGTCTTCATCAAGCTCGGCCAACTCCTCGCGCTGCGCAATGACCTGTTCCCCACCGAGTTCTGCCTCGCCCTCTCGGACCTGCATGACCGCGCCACCGCCTTCCCCCCCGGCGTCGCCCGGCGCTACCTGGAAGAAGCCTTCGGCCGTCCCCTCGAGTCCGTCTTCTCCGAGTTCTCCCCCGTCCCCGTCGCCGCGGCCTCCATCGGCCAGTGCCACATCGCCCGGCTGCGCCAGGGCGGACACTGGGTCGCCGTCAAGCTCCAGCGCCCCGATGCCCCCTCCATGTTCTGGCGCGACCTGGACCTCTTCCAGTCGCTGCTCGGCCCCCTGAGCCTCCTGCCCTCCTCCGAGCTGTTCAACTGGGAGGACGCCCTGTGGGAGCTCCAGGACATCGTGAAGGAGGAGCTCGACTACCGCTATGAGGCCGCCGCGCTCGCCACCTTCCGCAAGAAGCTGCGCAAGCACCAGAACATCTACGTCCCCCAGGTCTTCACCGAGTGGTGCCGCCCCAATGTCATCGTCCTGGAATACATCCCCGGCGTCTTCATGAGCGAGCTGCTCCACGTCAAGGAGACAGACCCGGAGAAGGTCCTGCGCTGGCAGCGCGACAACAACGTCGACCTGGAGGAGGTCGGCCGCACCCTGCTCCAATCCCTCTACCGGCAGATGTTCGAGGAGCACCTCTTCCACGGAGACCTCCACCCCGGCAACATCGTCCTGCTCAAAGACAGTCAGGTGTGTCTGATTGACTTCGGCTCCGTCGGCCGGCTCGACATCGACTTCCTCGACTCGTTCCACGGCTACATGAAGGCCCTCGCCGAGCGCGACTTCGAGACGGCCATCCTCAACATGCTCTCCACGTCGGCGAACCTGCCCAACGTGGGCATCGACTCGCTCCAGGCCGAGCTCCTCAACGCCTTCCGCACCTGGCACCGCAAGACGCTCGTCCCCGACCTCCCGCATCACGAGAAGTCCGTCCAGGCGCTCGGCGACTACATGCAGCCGGTGCTCCAGCGCTACCGCATGAGCATGAACTGGTCCTTCCTGCGGATGAACCGCGCCTTCGGCACCCTGGACATCGCCATCCAGAAGCTCCTGCCCACGCTCGACCACCCCTCCGAGATGAAGCGCTACCAGAAGGGGGCTCGCAAGCGCGCGCGCAAGAAGGCGTGGAACGTCCGGCCCTCCGTGCTCGCCATGCTTCACAGCGGCGCCATCCTTCGGCACAACGAAGAGGCAAGCCTCGCCCTCACCCACGCGTCGAACCTGCGCCGCGTGGAGCAGCTGGGGCGGCTCCGCTTCAAGTCCTCCCTCACCAAGGGAGAGTTCCTCATCCTGTCCACCATGCGGGTCGTCCAGGTGAGCGCGGTGGCGCTCGGGCTCGGGCTCCTGGCCTTCTGGCTTGCCTGGCAGGGCCCGTTGCCCCTGGACCTCTTCGCGGGAGCCTCCGAGTCACCCGCGGGCTCCCAGTGGGGCCTCCCGCGTTTCGCCTGGTGGGAGGGGCTGCTGCTCCTCGCGCTCTGCGGCAAGGCCTTCCTGAGTGCCAACCGGGTCGTCACCCGGCTCCACGAAACCGTCACCTGA
- a CDS encoding bacteriocin fulvocin C-related protein: MMSLLATLVLGTALVVSPTQARAEDNCSAAQERIQEWLDANQETLPTTLTEISRYPMEYRRAIEGALPPEQRVALWREHVRQYIASHPRLSARQLSALELAMATLTPELYTPVDTPELLRAQAAVKAAFDPKEARLIVSTLGPPDTSSSEESVAPLCECNRSDSWCGDFACRAYSCRRTTSGCGWFNRKPCNGLCG, encoded by the coding sequence ATGATGTCGCTTCTGGCCACCCTGGTGCTCGGAACGGCCCTGGTGGTTTCTCCCACCCAGGCACGTGCCGAGGACAACTGCTCGGCGGCTCAAGAGCGAATCCAGGAATGGCTCGACGCGAACCAGGAGACGCTCCCGACCACGCTGACTGAGATCAGCCGCTACCCCATGGAGTACCGCAGGGCCATCGAGGGAGCCTTGCCACCAGAGCAGCGCGTCGCCCTGTGGCGAGAGCACGTCCGGCAATACATCGCGAGCCATCCACGACTGAGCGCCAGGCAGCTCTCCGCCCTGGAGCTGGCGATGGCCACACTCACGCCCGAGCTCTACACGCCGGTCGATACGCCCGAGCTGCTGCGAGCCCAGGCCGCCGTGAAGGCGGCCTTCGACCCCAAGGAGGCCCGCCTCATCGTTTCGACGCTCGGCCCTCCGGACACCTCCAGCTCCGAGGAGTCCGTGGCCCCTCTCTGCGAATGCAACCGCTCGGATTCCTGGTGCGGCGACTTCGCATGCAGGGCCTACTCCTGCCGGCGCACCACGTCGGGGTGTGGCTGGTTCAACCGCAAGCCGTGTAATGGCCTCTGTGGCTAG
- a CDS encoding terpene synthase family protein, translated as MPRAVNFALPFESACSPDRDAARLRNLTWARRLGLVTNAVDEQRYLAWDIADLTARWLPCASGAELDLGIDAIVVGTLIDDQFDGARALSPDQLSECCDMLLDVLRFDERYSPSCVLAAALADVWERQRRGASREWAERAALHWRWFIEAFPKEARWRQGTALLSLDSYLTLRRESGLVSMMVDLIEKANGFETTARARQVPSVQRLLVVAFDIVDTMNDVCSADKELSRGDVHNLVLVLQAEQGLSREAALAEAHDCMRRWCDEYVRIAARLPEDCVQQGLSSEETDAVLRLVRGIEAAIGGHPDWYRSTGRYDTRFPLGEAAYTEDLMRPLARAR; from the coding sequence ATGCCTCGAGCCGTGAACTTTGCCCTGCCTTTCGAGTCCGCGTGCAGTCCGGACCGAGACGCCGCTCGCCTCCGCAACCTCACCTGGGCACGCCGACTCGGGCTGGTGACCAACGCGGTCGATGAGCAGCGCTATCTCGCGTGGGACATCGCGGACCTCACCGCGCGTTGGCTCCCCTGTGCTTCGGGGGCCGAGCTGGACCTGGGCATCGACGCCATCGTTGTCGGCACCCTCATCGACGATCAGTTCGACGGTGCCCGCGCGCTGTCCCCCGACCAGCTCAGCGAATGCTGTGACATGCTGCTGGACGTCCTTCGCTTCGATGAGAGGTATTCTCCCTCCTGTGTCCTGGCCGCCGCGCTCGCCGATGTGTGGGAGCGCCAGCGCCGTGGCGCCTCTCGCGAATGGGCAGAGCGTGCGGCGCTCCACTGGCGTTGGTTCATCGAGGCGTTCCCCAAGGAGGCCCGCTGGAGACAGGGCACCGCGCTCCTATCCCTCGACAGCTACCTCACGCTGCGCCGCGAGTCCGGCCTCGTCTCCATGATGGTGGACCTGATCGAGAAGGCGAACGGTTTCGAGACGACCGCACGGGCCCGTCAGGTCCCCAGTGTGCAACGACTGCTCGTCGTGGCCTTTGACATCGTCGACACCATGAATGACGTCTGCTCGGCCGACAAAGAGCTCTCTCGGGGAGATGTGCACAACCTCGTCCTCGTCCTGCAGGCGGAGCAGGGACTTTCTCGCGAGGCGGCGCTGGCGGAGGCTCACGACTGCATGCGGCGCTGGTGTGACGAGTACGTGCGCATCGCGGCCAGGCTCCCCGAGGATTGTGTCCAGCAGGGGCTGTCGAGCGAGGAGACCGATGCCGTGCTCCGCCTCGTCCGGGGAATCGAGGCGGCCATCGGGGGGCACCCGGACTGGTACCGAAGCACCGGGCGCTACGACACGCGGTTTCCCCTGGGGGAAGCCGCCTATACCGAGGACTTGATGCGTCCCCTCGCGCGGGCGAGGTGA
- a CDS encoding acyltransferase domain-containing protein, with protein sequence MRIDSGEIVFLFGGQGSQLYRMGEELYRQNPVFRHWMERGDAVIRRITGRSFLHELYEAPHRISEDFDDLELTHPAIFVYEYALAAALIDAGIRPSAVLGASLGEVAACAIAGACSFDDVLPALGQQALALQRGCRAGGMMALMADPATFSESPVLSRRAALAGVLGPTHYVIAVPDMWMEDVEAHLRARKFLYSLLPVRQPFHSPWVEPLPTGASAALLQVPFSPPRIKVFSSRTASQVLAPDASHLLRAALDPMRFRDAILEVETLGPSRYVDVTPSGTLANLVTANLAGSASTVLAVGSPFGREATGLARVLSKLRAA encoded by the coding sequence ATGCGCATCGACTCGGGCGAGATTGTCTTTCTCTTTGGAGGACAGGGCTCCCAGCTCTACCGCATGGGCGAGGAGCTCTACCGACAGAACCCCGTCTTCCGACACTGGATGGAGCGCGGCGACGCGGTCATCCGGCGCATCACTGGGCGCTCGTTCCTCCATGAGCTCTACGAGGCCCCACACCGCATCAGCGAGGACTTCGACGACCTGGAGCTGACCCACCCGGCCATCTTCGTCTACGAGTACGCGCTGGCCGCCGCGCTCATCGACGCCGGCATCCGCCCCTCCGCGGTGCTGGGCGCGAGCCTCGGCGAGGTCGCCGCGTGCGCCATCGCGGGCGCCTGCTCCTTCGATGATGTCCTCCCCGCCCTCGGGCAGCAGGCCCTCGCGCTTCAGCGAGGCTGTCGCGCGGGAGGAATGATGGCCCTCATGGCGGACCCCGCGACGTTCAGCGAGTCCCCCGTGCTCTCCCGCCGCGCGGCGCTCGCGGGAGTCCTGGGACCCACGCACTACGTCATCGCCGTCCCCGACATGTGGATGGAGGACGTGGAGGCCCACCTGCGCGCCCGGAAGTTCCTCTACAGCCTGCTCCCCGTGCGCCAGCCCTTCCACTCGCCCTGGGTGGAGCCGCTGCCCACGGGCGCCTCCGCCGCGCTCCTCCAGGTCCCCTTCTCTCCGCCGCGCATCAAGGTCTTCTCCAGCCGCACCGCCAGCCAGGTCCTCGCGCCCGATGCCTCGCACCTGCTGCGCGCGGCGCTGGACCCGATGCGCTTTCGCGACGCCATCCTCGAGGTGGAGACCCTGGGGCCCTCGCGCTACGTGGACGTCACCCCGTCGGGGACGCTCGCGAATCTTGTCACCGCGAACCTCGCGGGCTCCGCGTCCACCGTCCTCGCCGTGGGCTCTCCCTTCGGCCGCGAGGCCACGGGCCTTGCGCGGGTGCTCTCCAAGCTCCGCGCCGCCTGA
- a CDS encoding transposase, translating into MPKPKPPYPPEFRARIVELARAGRTTRSLAEEFQVTDTTVRNWVRQGEVDEGTRQDGLTTDEKQELARLRREVTVLREESAGGHTA; encoded by the coding sequence ATGCCGAAACCGAAGCCTCCATACCCTCCGGAGTTCCGGGCCAGGATTGTCGAGCTGGCCAGGGCAGGGAGAACAACCAGGAGCCTGGCCGAGGAGTTCCAGGTCACCGACACGACGGTGCGCAATTGGGTGCGTCAGGGCGAGGTGGACGAGGGCACACGCCAGGACGGGCTGACGACGGACGAGAAGCAGGAACTGGCGAGGCTGCGGCGAGAGGTGACGGTGCTGCGGGAGGAGTCAGCCGGCGGGCATACTGCGTGA
- a CDS encoding IS630 family transposase: MRRRPESEKALPEGKGRQWLKRKQRRALLRWAARSGCPLTYRRCMAVAAVGRGASCHAVARALECATSTVVSAVRRYREGGRQELRDRRENNGRAKVDERFRERLVRVLAGTPEDWGWCRPTWTRELLCQELARRGLARVSVATMGRTLASLGARLKAAKPIVECPWPGWKRRRRLHELRCLEVYGPSKEPVLHVDEVDIHLNPKVGRDWCLPGHRRVVVTPGNNQKRYLAGALNVRTGKLTWVEGRSKASMLFVQLLWRLASTYRRARRIHLVLDNAAVHSSRKTRKALAQFGGRFVLHFLPPYCPQGNRIERVWLDLHANVTRNHRCRTMDRLMARVHAYLTARSAQHSASPSLRRADLRRTA; the protein is encoded by the coding sequence GTGCGCAGAAGACCTGAGAGCGAGAAGGCCCTGCCCGAGGGCAAAGGTAGGCAGTGGTTGAAGAGAAAGCAGCGGCGAGCGCTGCTTCGGTGGGCAGCCAGGAGCGGCTGCCCGCTCACCTACCGCAGATGCATGGCGGTGGCGGCCGTGGGGCGAGGAGCTTCGTGCCATGCCGTCGCTCGAGCGTTGGAGTGCGCGACCTCGACGGTGGTGAGCGCGGTCCGCCGCTACCGGGAGGGCGGGCGGCAGGAACTTCGGGACAGGAGGGAGAACAACGGACGCGCCAAGGTGGACGAGCGGTTCCGCGAGCGGCTGGTACGAGTGCTGGCGGGGACACCGGAGGATTGGGGCTGGTGTCGTCCGACGTGGACACGGGAGTTGCTGTGCCAGGAATTGGCGCGCCGAGGCTTGGCGCGCGTGTCGGTGGCCACCATGGGGCGCACCCTCGCCTCGCTCGGCGCGCGGCTCAAGGCGGCCAAGCCCATCGTCGAGTGTCCTTGGCCCGGGTGGAAGCGACGCCGTCGGCTCCACGAGTTGAGGTGTCTCGAGGTGTACGGCCCTTCCAAGGAACCCGTTCTCCATGTGGACGAAGTCGACATCCACCTCAATCCCAAGGTGGGACGTGATTGGTGCCTGCCTGGGCACAGGCGAGTGGTGGTGACGCCCGGCAACAATCAGAAGCGCTACCTGGCTGGAGCTCTCAATGTCCGCACGGGGAAGCTGACGTGGGTGGAGGGAAGGAGCAAAGCCAGCATGCTCTTCGTCCAGCTCCTCTGGCGTCTGGCGAGTACCTATCGGCGCGCTCGCCGCATCCACCTCGTCCTCGACAACGCCGCCGTCCACTCGAGCAGGAAGACGCGCAAGGCGCTCGCGCAGTTCGGCGGGCGATTCGTCCTCCACTTCCTGCCGCCCTACTGCCCTCAGGGCAATCGCATCGAGCGGGTGTGGCTCGACCTGCACGCCAATGTCACCCGCAATCACCGCTGCCGCACCATGGACCGGCTCATGGCCCGGGTACATGCCTACCTCACAGCTCGCTCAGCCCAGCACTCTGCCAGTCCATCCCTGCGCCGCGCCGACCTCAGGCGCACCGCCTGA
- a CDS encoding cold-shock protein, translated as MATGTVKWFNAEKGFGFIAVDGGGQDVFVHFSAIESAGYRSLEENQRVEFEIGQGKKGPQAERVRVVGS; from the coding sequence ATGGCAACTGGAACGGTGAAGTGGTTCAACGCGGAGAAGGGCTTTGGCTTCATCGCTGTCGACGGCGGCGGACAGGACGTGTTCGTGCACTTCTCCGCGATCGAGTCCGCGGGGTATCGGTCGCTCGAAGAGAACCAGCGGGTGGAGTTCGAGATAGGCCAGGGAAAGAAGGGGCCGCAGGCGGAGCGCGTGCGCGTCGTGGGGAGCTGA